The region GACTTGGAAAAATTACAGTGAACGATGAAGTGGTTTATGCTATATCTTTGGCTTCTCCCATTGGCCAGATGTTTAAAGACAAGAGGGTTGGGGATAAATTTGAATTTAACGGGAGAGAATATTTGATTCAGGAAATTATTTAATTCGCGGAAAAAAGGATGAATGCATGGCATCAAAAGCTGATATTGATTACTCGTATAGCACAATGGATAAAATATGGCGCCTCAGCATTGGAGAGATGGCCGATTTTACAGGCGCAAAATATGACGGGGATTTTTCGCTCAGTCTTGAGGAAGCCCAGGAAAGGAAACACAGATTTATTGCAGAACAGTTAAATATTACCGCAGGAAGCCGGGTGCTGGACATTGGTTGCGGATGGGGGCCATTCCTCAATTATCTGCGGAAGATCAAGGCTGAAGGCATTGGCCTCACGCTGTCAGAAGCGCAACATGCGGCTTGTAGGCAGCAGGGGTTTGAAGTTTACATCCAGGATTGCCGGACGATAACCTCACAGGATTTCGGGACTTTTGATGCTGTGGCTTCCATCGGCTCGTTCGAGCATTTCTGCTCTGTGGAGGATTACAAGGAGGGCCGGCAGGATCAGGTATACCAGGATTTCTTTAAAACTGTAAGCGATCTGTTGCCCATTGGTGGACGATGTTTTGTGCAAACCATGGTGTTTGGAAAGGGAATGATAAGCCTCGATGAATTTGATATTAATGCAGATAAAAACTCAAAGGAATACCTGATGGCGCTGATCATGAATGAATTTCCAGGATCATGGCTGCCTTATGGGATAGAGCATATTATCCGTTCAGCCCAGCCCTGTTTTAAACTCGTAACGAGCCATTCGGGCCGGGAAGATTATATAGAAACGATAAAAGTTTGGCGGCAAAGGCTGAAGTCCTTTGGCTGGAAAAAATACCAGGCTTACCTGTCGTTGGTCCCACAATTTCTCACAGATGCTAAAATGAGGAACCGCCTCGAAAACCTGAAAATTGCGCCCATCCGTGTTGCTTTCGAGCGCGGCATTTGGGATCACCACCGTATCGTCTTTGAAAAAGTTTAGCATAGGACAGGCAGGCCGCTTCTTCGGACTGGAAACTTCGTTGGCAAAGGAAAATTGTAGAGATATTGGGCTGGTAGTAAAAGACAAAATCCAATTAGTTTATTTTATATTTATTGTCATTCCGGAATTTCATTTTTCACGAAATATCCGGAATCTCCTGCGCGGGTGCCTGCTGTTGTACATTCTGCCTAAGTTTCCGCAAGGCAGGAGATTCCCGCCTTCGCTGGAAGGACAGGACAATTCTATGCTATTTGCGGGTAAAGTTTCCTGGTCTCTTCAATTGTAAGTTTTGGAAGCATTATAAAAACGACCAAAAACAAGGAGCTAAATGCAAATATCACTACACTTAAATAATGATTTCCCTGATTGGC is a window of Bacteroidia bacterium DNA encoding:
- a CDS encoding class I SAM-dependent methyltransferase, with the translated sequence MASKADIDYSYSTMDKIWRLSIGEMADFTGAKYDGDFSLSLEEAQERKHRFIAEQLNITAGSRVLDIGCGWGPFLNYLRKIKAEGIGLTLSEAQHAACRQQGFEVYIQDCRTITSQDFGTFDAVASIGSFEHFCSVEDYKEGRQDQVYQDFFKTVSDLLPIGGRCFVQTMVFGKGMISLDEFDINADKNSKEYLMALIMNEFPGSWLPYGIEHIIRSAQPCFKLVTSHSGREDYIETIKVWRQRLKSFGWKKYQAYLSLVPQFLTDAKMRNRLENLKIAPIRVAFERGIWDHHRIVFEKV